GTTCTACTTCCGCACGACGGACGTGACGGGGAGCTGCGAGTTGCCGGCGGGCGTGGAGATGGTGATGCCGGGCGACAACATCCAGATGACGATCACGCTGATCACGCCGGTGGCGATGGACGAGGGGCTGCGCTTCGCGATCCGCGAGGGTGGCCGCACGGTCGGCGCCGGGGTCGTGACCAAGATCTTGAAGTAGCTCCGCCCACGCGGGCGGATGATCGGTAGGGGCGACGCATGCGTCGCCCGTACGGATGTCCGGGCTGACGGGAATCGATGGAGGGGCGCAGCATACGGCGCCCGCGAGCAGGCCCAGGCACGGAGTGGACATGACGGATCAGGACACGCAGGTCGCGACGGTCTCGACGGGGAAGCTGGCCTCGGCACAGGGCTTCCTCCTCGACACCCGCGCCGAGATGGACAAGGTCAGCTGGCCACCGAAGGACGAGCTCGTCAAGGCGACGCGCGCCGTCCTCATCGGTGCCGCCATCTTCGGCGTCGTGCTCGGTCTGGTGGACTGGCTGCTCCAGAAGGTGCTCGTCGACGGCGTTGCCGCGCTGGCCCGATGAGCGACACCGAAGTGACGTATCGCTGGTACGCGATCCAGACGACCGCGGGCCACGAGAACAAGGTCCGCATGCTGCTCGAGCAGCGCATCAAGGATGACCCGCGGCCCGAAGGGCAGAAGCTGGTCGCCCGGGCGCTGGTGCCGACGCAGGAAGTGGTCGAGATCAAGAACGGCAAGAAGGTCACGGTCGAGCGGAAGCTCTATCCGGGCTATGTGATCGTGCAGATGGGGCTGAGCCAGGAAGCGCAGCACGTCGTGAACTCGATCCAGGGCGTGATCAAGTTCGTCGGGACCGGCAAGGCGCCGTTGGCGCTCCGCGATGACGAAGTGAAGCGGCTCCTCGGCATGGCCGAGCCGGAAGCCGAGTCCGCCCCGAAGGAGGAGATTCCGTTCCTCGTCGGCCAGGCGGTCGAGATCACCGAAGGACCGTTCTCGGACTTCTCCGGCGTCGTCGAGGATGTGCTCGCCGACAAGGGGAAGGTCAAGGTGTCGGTGTCGCTCTTCGGGCGGCCGACGACGGTGGAGCTGGACTACTTGCAGCTTCGGGGTCACTAGGAATTATCGATCATCGATGATCGATCATCGATCATCGATATGGTGATGCAGGACCGGAGAGATCCTTCTCCCCCGGCGACCGCCCCGGGTCAATCGGCGGCAGGTCCAGCGATGACCGCTGGTCCGTCATTCGGTGTCCCGCGCAGCCAGCGGGCACCGTTACAGGAGTAACATGGCCAAGAAGATCACAGCCATGGTGAAGCTGCAGTGTCCGGCTGGCGCGGCGAATCCCGCACCCCCGGTCGGCACGGCGCTTGGCCCGCACGGGGTCAACATCATGGAATTCTGCAAGCAGTTCAACGCGCGCACCCAGGCGCAGTCGGGAATGGTGATTCCCGTGGTCGTGACGATCTTCGGTGATCGCACGTTCACGTTCATCACCAAGACCCCGCCTGCGCCGAACCTCCTGCTGAAGGAAGCCGGAGTGGAGAAGGGCAGCGCCGCGCCGAACCGCACCAAGATCGGGAAGGTGACCTCCGCGCAGGTGCGGAAGATCGCCGAGATCAAGATGGTCGACCTGAACGCCTCCGACATCGATTCCGCGATGCGCATGATCGCCGGGACCGCACGGTCGATGGGGCTGGAGGTCATCGACTGATGGCGACCCAGGGCAAGAAGTATCGCGCTGCGGCGGCCAAGGTCGACACCACCCGGATGCATTCGACGTCCGAGGCGGTGGACCTCGTCAAGCAGACCACGTACGCCAAGATCGACGCGACGGTGGACGTCGCCGTCCGTCTCGGGGTGGATCCGCGTCACGCTGACCAGGTGGTCCGCGGCACGGTGATCCTCCCGCACGGCACCGGCAAGACGGTCCGCGTGCTCGTCGTCGCCCAGGGCGACCGGGCCAAGGACGCCGAGGCGGCGGGTGCCGACTTCGTCGGGCTCGAGTATCTGGCCAAGCTGAAGGAAGGCTGGCTGGAGTGCGACGTCATCGTCGCCACGCCGGACGTCATGGGGCAGCTGGGCGCGCTCGGCCGGATCCTCGGTCCGCGCGGCCTGATGCCGAATCCGAAGGCGGGCACCGTCACGATGGATGTGGCGAAGGCCGTCAAGGAGATCAAGGCGGGCAAGATCGAGTTCCGCGTCGACAAGACGGGGAACGTCCATGCTCCGATCGGCAAGGTCTCGTTCTCCGGCGAACAGCTGGCGGCGAACCTCGACGCATTCATGGAGACCATCGTGAAGGCCAAGCCGTCGGCCGCCAAGGGGACCTACGTCCGCTCGGCGACCGTCAGCGCGACGATGGGCCCCGGCATCAAGCTCGACACCGCGGGGTACCGATGAGCAAGATTGAACGGCATGCGGAAGTCGCCATGCTGACCGAGGCCATCAAGGCCTCCCCGACGCTCTTCGTCACCGACTTCAGCGGCCTCAACGTGCTGAAGATGACGGAGTTCCGCCGGCGCCTCCGGGCGGCGGGTGGACAGTACGTCGTGGTCAAGAACACGCTGGCCCAGCGGGCGCTGGCCGCGAACAGCATCGCGGATCTCGACAGTCACCTGACCGGCAACACCGGCCTCGTCTTCGCAGGCGGGGACCCGATGGCGGCGGCCAAGGTGATCGGCGAGTTCGCCAAGGAACACGAGAAGCCGACCGTGAAGGCCGGGTGGGTCGACGGCAAGGCCGTTGCCCCGGCGTACGTGAAGCGTCTCGGCGAGATCCCCCCGCGGGAGGTGCTGCTCGGCCAGTTTGCCGGCGCGCTCAACGGAGTCCTCTATCAGGTGGTCGGTGCGCTCGAGGCGCTCCGCGAACAGCGTTCGGCCAGCTCGGCCGCGTAACATACGGGAGATACAATCATGGCGACTATGCTCAGCAACGACGAAATCATCGACGCGATCGGCAACAAGACCGTGCTCGAACTGGCCGACTTGATCGAGGCCTTCACCACGAAGTTCAACGTCTCCATCGCGGCCGCTCCGGCGGCGGGTGGCGGCGGCGCGGCCGCGGCCGTGGTCGAGGAGCAGACGGAGTTCGCCGTCATCCTCAAGGCGGGTGGCGAGAAGAAGATCAACGTGATCAAGGTCGTCCGCGAGATCACCTCGCTCGGCCTGAAGGAAGCCAAGGACCTGGTCGATGGCGCGCCGAGCACCGTGAAGGACGGCGTCTCCAAGGCCGAGGCCGAGGAAATGAAGAAGCGGCTTGAGGAGCAGGGCGCGAGCGTCGAGCTGAAGTGACCCCCGAAGGGGGTCATCCCGAACCGGTAGCGACTGCTGCCGGTGAGGGATCTCTCCCCTTTGTCACGGTCACTCTCAGTGAGACGCGATGCCGACTGAACGCGAACTCGAGTTCTGCATGACGACAGTGCCAGCCCCCGCCCAGCGCGGGGGCTTCGGCACTGCCGTGGCCATTTGCACGGGATGGGGCGATGCCTGATACGCTGCCGGTGATTCAATTCTCTTCGATGCAGGGCGGCATGCAGATGCCCCACCTGCTCGACATTCAGACCAGGGCCTTTGAGTCCCTGCTCGTGCCCGATGACGTCGACGGCGATCGCCAGGACGTCTCCCTGGAGCGCGTCTTCCGCGACCTCTTCCCGATCGCCGACGTGAACGGGAAGTACTCGCTCGAGTTCGTCAGCTACGCGCTGGGCGAGCCGAAGTACACGGTCGAGGAGTGCATCGAGCGGGACATGACCTATGCGGCCCCGCTCCGCACCAAGCTCCGCCTCGACGTGTTCGAGGAAGTGGACGGGCAGCGGCGTCTGAAGAACGCCATCGAGAAGGAGGTCTATCTCGGCGAATTGCCGTGCATGACCCCCCTGGGCACCTTCGTGATCAACGGCGCCGAGCGCGTCGTCGTCTCGCAGCTGCACCGGTCGCCGGGCGTCGTCTTCGAAGAGGACACCCACCCGAACGGGCAGCGCCTCTTCTCGGCGCGGATCATCCCGTTCCGCGGCTCGTGGGTCGAGTTCACGATCGACATCCACGACGTGATCTACGTCCACATCGACAAGAAGAAGAAGTTCCCGGCGACGGCGCTGTTGCGCGCCTTCGGCCACGGCCACAATGCCGACATCCTCCGGCTGTTCTTCGCCGAGAAGATGCTCGACATCACCGGCCGCGCCGACTCGCGCCAGGAACGCCGGGAAATCGTCGGGGCGATGCTCGCCGCCGACGTCCCGAACCCCGAAGAGAAGGGCGGCGCCCCGCTCGGCAAGACCGGCGAGGAGCTGACCCCGGAACGCCTCCAGGCGATGCGCCACGTGGGCGTCAAGCAGGTGCGCGTCTTCGCCGGCTACACCATCCTCGATCTGCGCGAGGATGAAGTGCCGACGTCGAACCGCGACCGCAGCGCGCACGTGCTCGCCTTCGCGGTGGCCGAGCCGGACACCGGCGAAGTCCTCGCCGAGGCCGGCACGGACCTGACCGACAAGCTCCGCGCCAAGCTCCTCAAGGCCGGCGTGCAGAAGGTCGAGATCCTCCTCCCGGCCGGGAAGGGGGAGTCGCCGCTCATCCGCAACACCCTCTCGAAGGACCCGACGCACTCGGAGCAGGAGGCGCTGGAGCAGATCTACGCCCTCCTCCGGCCGGGCGATGCGCCGAACCTCGAGACGGCCCGGCAGCAGATCCAGAAGCTCTTCTTCAACCCGAAGCGCTACGACCTCGGGCGCGTGGGCCGGTACAAGATCAACCAGCGGCTCCGGCTGAAGGTCGATCCGAACCACACGGTCCTCACCGAAGAGGACTTCATCGCGATCGTCCGCTACCTGATCGACCTGCATGACGGTCGCGGCAACACCGACGACATCGACCACCTCGGCAACCGCCGGATCCGGTCGGTCGGCGAGCTGATCGCCAACCAGTTCTCGGTCGGCCTCTCGCGGATGGCGCGCCTGGTCAAGGAGCGGATGAGCATCAACTCCGATCCGGAGAAGATCTCGCTCGACGACCTGGTCAACGCCCGCACCGTCTCGGCGGTCATCCAGGCGTTCTTCGGCAGCTCGCAGCTGTCGCAGTTCATGGACCAGACCAATCCGCTGGCGGAGCTGACCAACAAGCGCCGGCTCTCGGCCCTCGGGCCGGGCGGCCTGACCCGCGAGCGCGCCGGCTTCGAAGTCCGCGACGTGCACTATTCGCAGTACGGCCGGATGTGCCCGATCGAGACGCCGGAAGGCCCGAACATCGGCCTCATCACGTCGCTCGCGACCTTCGCGCGGATCAACGAGCTCGGCTTCATCGAGACGCCGTATCGCGTCGTGAAGCAGGGCAAGGTCACCGACGAGCTGCACTGGCTCTCGGCCAGCGATGAAGAAGAGTTTGCGGTGGCGCAGGCGAACGCGCCGCTGACCGAGCAGGGCACCTTCGTCGACTCGATGGTGCTGACGCGGCGCGGCGACGACTATCCGCTGATGCCGCCGGCCCGGATCGACTACATGGACGTGGCGCCGGAGCAGCTCGTCTCCATCGCCGCCGCGCTGATTCCGTTCCTCGAGCACGACGACGCGAACCGCGCGCTGATGGGCTCGAACATGCAGCGTCAGTCGGTGCCGCTCCTCTTCCCGCAGTCGCCCGTCGTGGGCACCGGGCTCGAGGGGAAGGTCGCCTCGGACTCGGGCGCGGTGATCATCGCCAAGCGCGCCGGCACCGTCACCCGCGTCACCGCCGACGAGATCATCGTCGATGCGGGCGTCGAGGCGACGGACCG
The Gemmatimonadota bacterium DNA segment above includes these coding regions:
- the secE gene encoding preprotein translocase subunit SecE, with the protein product MTDQDTQVATVSTGKLASAQGFLLDTRAEMDKVSWPPKDELVKATRAVLIGAAIFGVVLGLVDWLLQKVLVDGVAALAR
- the nusG gene encoding transcription termination/antitermination factor NusG, whose amino-acid sequence is MSDTEVTYRWYAIQTTAGHENKVRMLLEQRIKDDPRPEGQKLVARALVPTQEVVEIKNGKKVTVERKLYPGYVIVQMGLSQEAQHVVNSIQGVIKFVGTGKAPLALRDDEVKRLLGMAEPEAESAPKEEIPFLVGQAVEITEGPFSDFSGVVEDVLADKGKVKVSVSLFGRPTTVELDYLQLRGH
- the rplK gene encoding 50S ribosomal protein L11; protein product: MAKKITAMVKLQCPAGAANPAPPVGTALGPHGVNIMEFCKQFNARTQAQSGMVIPVVVTIFGDRTFTFITKTPPAPNLLLKEAGVEKGSAAPNRTKIGKVTSAQVRKIAEIKMVDLNASDIDSAMRMIAGTARSMGLEVID
- a CDS encoding 50S ribosomal protein L1 — translated: MATQGKKYRAAAAKVDTTRMHSTSEAVDLVKQTTYAKIDATVDVAVRLGVDPRHADQVVRGTVILPHGTGKTVRVLVVAQGDRAKDAEAAGADFVGLEYLAKLKEGWLECDVIVATPDVMGQLGALGRILGPRGLMPNPKAGTVTMDVAKAVKEIKAGKIEFRVDKTGNVHAPIGKVSFSGEQLAANLDAFMETIVKAKPSAAKGTYVRSATVSATMGPGIKLDTAGYR
- a CDS encoding 50S ribosomal protein L10 — its product is MSKIERHAEVAMLTEAIKASPTLFVTDFSGLNVLKMTEFRRRLRAAGGQYVVVKNTLAQRALAANSIADLDSHLTGNTGLVFAGGDPMAAAKVIGEFAKEHEKPTVKAGWVDGKAVAPAYVKRLGEIPPREVLLGQFAGALNGVLYQVVGALEALREQRSASSAA
- the rplL gene encoding 50S ribosomal protein L7/L12, with product MATMLSNDEIIDAIGNKTVLELADLIEAFTTKFNVSIAAAPAAGGGGAAAAVVEEQTEFAVILKAGGEKKINVIKVVREITSLGLKEAKDLVDGAPSTVKDGVSKAEAEEMKKRLEEQGASVELK
- the rpoB gene encoding DNA-directed RNA polymerase subunit beta; translation: MQGGMQMPHLLDIQTRAFESLLVPDDVDGDRQDVSLERVFRDLFPIADVNGKYSLEFVSYALGEPKYTVEECIERDMTYAAPLRTKLRLDVFEEVDGQRRLKNAIEKEVYLGELPCMTPLGTFVINGAERVVVSQLHRSPGVVFEEDTHPNGQRLFSARIIPFRGSWVEFTIDIHDVIYVHIDKKKKFPATALLRAFGHGHNADILRLFFAEKMLDITGRADSRQERREIVGAMLAADVPNPEEKGGAPLGKTGEELTPERLQAMRHVGVKQVRVFAGYTILDLREDEVPTSNRDRSAHVLAFAVAEPDTGEVLAEAGTDLTDKLRAKLLKAGVQKVEILLPAGKGESPLIRNTLSKDPTHSEQEALEQIYALLRPGDAPNLETARQQIQKLFFNPKRYDLGRVGRYKINQRLRLKVDPNHTVLTEEDFIAIVRYLIDLHDGRGNTDDIDHLGNRRIRSVGELIANQFSVGLSRMARLVKERMSINSDPEKISLDDLVNARTVSAVIQAFFGSSQLSQFMDQTNPLAELTNKRRLSALGPGGLTRERAGFEVRDVHYSQYGRMCPIETPEGPNIGLITSLATFARINELGFIETPYRVVKQGKVTDELHWLSASDEEEFAVAQANAPLTEQGTFVDSMVLTRRGDDYPLMPPARIDYMDVAPEQLVSIAAALIPFLEHDDANRALMGSNMQRQSVPLLFPQSPVVGTGLEGKVASDSGAVIIAKRAGTVTRVTADEIIVDAGVEATDRAVPLGRLARIDRYRVKKFWRTNQDTAINQRPLVHQGEQVAAGQIIADGAATEAGELALGSNVLVAFMPWYGHNFEDAIVLSERLVKDDVYSSIHIQELELHVRDTKRGQEEITREIPNVSDEALVDLDERGIIRIGAHVKPGDILVGKITPKGETELSPEEKLLTAIFGEKAKDVKDSSLKVPPGMKGTVIDVKIFSRVEGPVVDKDRGERIGDVRRRETEEKARITQAMFEEALELLDGQTVGLMLRAGSVEELQAQGTKLTKALLKTIDLTEVDLKTLRVVDKAANERLRATLDAATSERAKVEEKAEDQIDKILQPDELPPGVIQLVKVYCAEKRKISVGDKMAGRHGNKGVVSRIVPEEDMPFLPDGTPVDIVLNPLGVPSRMNVGQILETHLGWCGRILGFKAKTPVFRGAEESEIGVLLRLAGLGWAGQSLALAHAAPSPDAATVEALVRDLKGAKSLVGATLDATGVEALSIKGASKVTVGLAKAVEAFLTASAAELAGRLRAQRQTELTVHGALLAESTGAAKAEFEAAKKIITTAAKADDAKLLEAVGLGSLALVAAGKATPEQIGEAADALIRHAGLTPAGKARLRDGRSGVEFTGDVTVGTIYMLKLSHLVDDKIHARSIGPYSLVTQQPLAGKAQFGGQRFGEMEVWALEAYGAAHVLQEMLTVKSDDVNGRSRVYEAIVKGQNLPEPGIQESFNVLVKELQALGLKVTLGTTAEGEE